The following coding sequences are from one Bifidobacterium sp. window:
- the glmM gene encoding phosphoglucosamine mutase, giving the protein MPRLFGTDGVRGLANRKLTAQLALELGDAAVRVLGSSDQNGGRRRALIGRDTRVSGDFLAAALAAGMSSGGFDVIDVGIIPTPGIAYLTSELNVEMGAVISASHNPMPDNGIKFFARGGFKLADTKEDDIEKVLGAQWDRPTGEGVGRVSHDTVTATNMYIDHLVSAVAPTGADKTRPKPLAGLRIVADCANGATSVVAPEALRQAGADVVVINASPDGYNINKHAGSTHPEQLQAMVKASDAVMGVAFDGDADRCLAVDEEGTMVNGDQIMGILAHAKQREGKLANNTLVVTVMSNLGLKLALKDMGIATVQTGVGDRYVLEEMLRGGFTLGGEQSGHVINREFATTGDGTLTALTLANEVVRTGRGLKELAADFPQLPQQLINVPNVDKLAAPTNAKVQAAVEREEALLGETGRVLLRPSGTEPLVRVMAEAETQEQADEVCHRLAQIVADELSL; this is encoded by the coding sequence ATGCCAAGGCTATTTGGAACTGACGGCGTGCGAGGACTGGCCAATAGGAAACTGACAGCGCAGTTGGCTTTAGAGTTGGGTGACGCGGCTGTTCGGGTGTTGGGGAGCAGCGACCAGAACGGTGGACGCAGGCGTGCTCTGATAGGGCGCGATACACGTGTCTCAGGTGATTTTTTGGCTGCAGCACTAGCTGCAGGCATGAGCTCAGGAGGTTTCGACGTCATTGATGTCGGTATTATTCCCACGCCTGGTATCGCTTATCTGACTTCTGAACTCAATGTTGAAATGGGTGCGGTTATTTCTGCATCTCATAACCCTATGCCGGATAATGGCATTAAATTCTTTGCCCGTGGCGGCTTCAAATTGGCTGATACTAAAGAGGATGATATTGAAAAAGTCCTCGGTGCGCAGTGGGATCGACCAACTGGCGAGGGCGTCGGACGTGTTTCGCACGACACTGTGACTGCGACCAATATGTACATAGATCATCTGGTGAGTGCTGTGGCACCGACGGGTGCGGATAAAACGAGACCGAAACCCTTAGCTGGGCTACGAATTGTGGCTGACTGTGCAAACGGAGCGACCTCAGTGGTAGCACCTGAAGCTTTGCGCCAAGCAGGCGCTGATGTCGTGGTGATTAATGCTTCTCCTGATGGGTACAACATCAATAAGCATGCAGGCTCAACTCATCCAGAGCAATTGCAAGCTATGGTCAAGGCATCCGATGCAGTGATGGGTGTGGCCTTTGACGGCGATGCAGATAGATGCCTTGCTGTAGATGAAGAAGGTACCATGGTGAATGGCGATCAAATCATGGGTATCCTTGCCCACGCTAAACAGCGCGAAGGCAAGTTAGCTAACAACACCTTAGTGGTCACTGTCATGAGTAATCTGGGTCTCAAACTCGCACTGAAAGATATGGGTATAGCTACAGTGCAAACAGGCGTTGGAGATCGCTATGTCCTCGAAGAAATGCTGCGAGGTGGGTTCACCCTCGGTGGTGAGCAGTCAGGTCACGTTATCAATCGCGAATTTGCCACAACAGGAGATGGAACGTTGACGGCACTGACGCTTGCCAATGAAGTGGTACGTACAGGCCGTGGGCTCAAAGAATTAGCAGCTGATTTTCCACAGTTGCCGCAACAGCTAATCAATGTTCCTAATGTTGACAAGCTTGCTGCTCCAACCAACGCTAAGGTACAGGCTGCCGTTGAACGCGAAGAAGCTTTGTTGGGTGAGACTGGTCGTGTGCTCTTACGTCCCAGCGGGACAGAGCCTCTCGTTCGCGTCATGGCCGAGGCTGAAACACAGGAGCAGGCAGACGAAGTGTGCCACCGACTGGCGCAAATTGTTGCTGACGAACTCAGTCTGTAA
- a CDS encoding GNAT family N-acetyltransferase: MQNSTDNMVEKTTPESRQGQVMYREIAWSDVDEICKLFEDMWFHIEPHIGTLIAALSARRSVLRYLRESTDGEVAVLDGHIVGVVLLKIEDRPALFKEAGTKLNIVDAQMSANPEGCRALSDLMHWHGIEVCMDKDADVQDRSQAELQLFLVSSRSRGHGVGGTLFGNMKQRLREQGVNHFFLHTDTSCNYSFYDHQQLERIAELPAADDCVVAGDDEHPFWPSDDTRYIYLGAA; encoded by the coding sequence ATGCAGAATTCAACAGACAACATGGTTGAGAAGACAACGCCAGAATCTCGCCAAGGTCAGGTGATGTATCGTGAGATTGCTTGGTCTGATGTGGACGAAATCTGCAAACTCTTTGAAGATATGTGGTTCCACATTGAGCCTCATATTGGTACTCTTATCGCGGCTTTGAGCGCACGGAGAAGTGTACTGCGATACTTGCGCGAGAGCACGGATGGTGAAGTCGCCGTATTAGATGGTCACATTGTCGGGGTGGTGCTGCTCAAGATTGAAGACCGTCCAGCGCTATTCAAAGAGGCGGGTACCAAGCTGAATATTGTTGACGCTCAGATGTCTGCCAACCCCGAAGGTTGCAGAGCGCTGTCTGATTTGATGCACTGGCACGGTATTGAAGTTTGTATGGACAAAGACGCTGATGTGCAAGATCGGAGTCAGGCCGAGTTACAGCTGTTTCTTGTTTCCTCACGCTCTCGTGGACACGGCGTTGGTGGCACATTGTTTGGCAACATGAAGCAACGCTTACGCGAGCAGGGTGTCAACCATTTCTTCCTGCATACCGACACCAGTTGCAACTACAGTTTCTACGATCATCAGCAACTCGAACGAATCGCAGAATTGCCAGCTGCTGACGATTGTGTGGTTGCGGGTGATGATGAACATCCCTTCTGGCCCTCGGATGACACTCGTTACATCTACTTAGGTGCTGCCTAG
- a CDS encoding peptide deformylase yields the protein MRNATVWDQEVEHLLHEAGSSHLLPIVQAGEVVLRQPTEQLNGQLSKRTLNKLINAMRATMLEAPGVGLAGPQVGLGLAIAVVEDHVRAGDDDYDDNDSTSNADDNDGDDSNDQHDPREIAELPFHEIINPSYENIGDATRSFYEGCLSFDGYQAVRRRWLDIIARWDDAKGKHHEERLHGWPARIFQHETDHLSGELYIDKAEIRSLTTNENLEDLWSYDPNPQEAATELGFTI from the coding sequence GTGCGTAACGCCACAGTTTGGGATCAAGAAGTTGAACACTTACTGCATGAGGCCGGTAGTAGTCATCTGCTGCCAATTGTGCAAGCGGGTGAAGTGGTGTTACGCCAGCCAACGGAACAGCTTAATGGCCAGCTTTCGAAACGAACACTCAACAAACTCATTAACGCGATGCGTGCCACGATGCTTGAGGCTCCTGGCGTAGGTCTAGCAGGTCCACAAGTTGGGCTTGGTCTCGCGATTGCAGTGGTGGAAGACCACGTTCGTGCCGGTGATGATGATTATGATGACAACGACAGCACTAGCAACGCGGATGATAACGACGGTGATGATAGCAACGATCAGCATGATCCTCGTGAAATTGCTGAGTTGCCATTTCACGAGATTATCAACCCTAGTTATGAAAATATCGGTGATGCCACTCGTAGCTTTTATGAGGGGTGCCTGTCATTTGATGGGTATCAGGCTGTTCGTCGGCGTTGGCTAGACATCATTGCACGTTGGGATGATGCGAAAGGTAAACATCATGAAGAGCGCCTCCATGGTTGGCCTGCTCGCATATTCCAACATGAAACGGATCATCTTTCTGGAGAGTTGTACATCGATAAGGCAGAAATCCGGAGTCTAACAACTAATGAAAATCTTGAAGATTTGTGGTCCTATGACCCTAATCCTCAGGAGGCAGCAACTGAGCTAGGATTCACCATCTGA
- the dapA gene encoding 4-hydroxy-tetrahydrodipicolinate synthase, producing the protein MSDGEMQLLDAAPFGRVLPAMATPMRADGSVDFDAAATLAQRLVADGADGLVVNGTTGESPVTHLDEKVDLVKAVKAAVDVPVISGAGSNDTAHTVRMAEMTQEAGADGLLIVMPYYSRPSANGVVEHYRAVNAVAEKPIVIYDVPGRTGLHVNINTYRRLAELGHIAAVKDATGNLTEAIVKKKATGLAWYSGDDGLFLPFLAIGAVGIISVTAHVAAKPMQELAQAFNRGDIRKAQELAERLSPIVEALNGDGYQAVMAKAALKIKGYIPTAAMRLPNVEPGPKELDKAEEGMRQAGLL; encoded by the coding sequence ATGAGTGACGGTGAGATGCAACTGCTAGACGCTGCGCCTTTTGGGCGCGTCCTTCCTGCTATGGCTACCCCAATGAGGGCTGATGGCTCGGTAGATTTTGATGCCGCAGCCACATTGGCTCAACGCCTTGTTGCTGATGGCGCTGATGGTCTTGTAGTCAACGGCACTACGGGTGAGTCACCAGTGACACATCTCGATGAAAAAGTTGATTTAGTCAAAGCCGTAAAAGCTGCTGTTGATGTACCAGTTATTTCAGGTGCAGGTTCCAACGACACTGCACACACTGTGCGCATGGCTGAAATGACTCAGGAAGCCGGAGCCGATGGCTTACTGATTGTGATGCCGTATTATTCCCGACCTTCTGCCAATGGGGTAGTAGAACATTATCGAGCGGTTAACGCCGTGGCTGAGAAGCCTATCGTGATTTATGATGTCCCGGGGCGTACTGGACTACATGTCAACATCAATACGTATCGCAGACTGGCTGAATTGGGACATATTGCAGCAGTTAAGGATGCTACGGGCAACTTGACTGAAGCGATAGTCAAGAAAAAGGCAACTGGACTTGCTTGGTATTCCGGCGATGACGGCTTGTTCCTCCCCTTCCTTGCTATCGGGGCTGTGGGAATCATTTCAGTGACAGCTCATGTGGCTGCCAAACCGATGCAAGAGTTGGCTCAGGCTTTTAACCGTGGTGATATTCGTAAGGCGCAGGAACTCGCCGAGCGGCTGAGCCCGATTGTCGAAGCGCTGAATGGGGATGGATACCAAGCAGTGATGGCCAAAGCCGCGCTCAAAATCAAGGGTTATATACCCACGGCGGCAATGCGTTTGCCGAATGTCGAACCGGGTCCCAAAGAACTCGATAAGGCTGAAGAAGGCATGCGTCAGGCGGGCTTGCTGTAA
- the pepN gene encoding aminopeptidase N, with translation MPGANLTRVEAQERSEIVANPLYTVELDLTVGPKNFISNTTLTFDAKQGASSFLDLIADSVEKITLNGKELNPAQVFVDSRIELSDLAEHNTVEVLATCQYSNTGEGLHRSIDPSDGNIYLYSQFEVPDARRVYAVFDQPDLKATFNFTVEAPQSWEVISNMPVASVNNIDRLTQDGTLGEGRQAEGIRRWVFEPTVKMSSYLTSFAVGPYAQWTSEYANEDGRTVPMALYCRQALKDAMEKDAEYLFDITKKGFAFYANIWGVPYPYAKYDQVFVPEYNAGAMENIGMVTFRDSYIFESKVTDAVSNRRVETVLHELAHMWFGDYVTMKWWNDLWLNESFAEFMSTLATAEATEWTGDWATFCSGEKSWALREDQLSTTHPIVAPINDLNDTYVNFDGITYAKGASVLKQLVAYVGRDDFFKGIHNYLEKHAYSNATLNDLLTELAAASGRDLNAWSKLWLEQSGINTISADVQTDNEGVITSMTLTQSASKEYPVLRPHRLAVGFYDVNDKGSVVRKERFELDVDGESTQVDAVVGKKRPAFILINDDDLTYTKIRLDEDSRKFAEENLYRFDDSLARALVWLSFWDITRDGEYSAERFIGLSLKALSTEKHSTTFRYAVGQLSTAAHSYVAGRRREPVLSLVAQNLWDLAMHSKAGSDEQFQLVRSYLGYGVDPDFEDHARGLLNGDLKFEGLRVDNNLRWAIITALAAQDLLADGEIDAELAKKDTTENREFAIGAKASVPTDSAKAWAWDAALHDDTLTNSQIEEVAGGFSDNAIPALYSDYVERYFDSVDWIWKNKSFHVAESLIDPLSGRGLYPRYADPAKLVDAGERWLESHQDADRALRGMITKNTEESRRTLKVRSFNEQLS, from the coding sequence ATGCCAGGAGCAAATCTCACTAGAGTTGAAGCGCAGGAGCGCAGCGAAATCGTAGCGAATCCGCTCTATACGGTGGAGCTTGATCTTACGGTAGGACCAAAGAACTTCATCTCGAACACCACGCTCACTTTTGATGCCAAGCAAGGCGCCAGCAGTTTCCTTGATCTCATCGCGGATAGCGTAGAGAAGATTACGCTTAACGGCAAGGAGCTCAACCCAGCACAGGTATTTGTTGATAGCAGAATTGAATTATCTGATCTTGCTGAGCACAACACTGTAGAAGTTCTGGCAACATGCCAATATTCAAATACCGGTGAGGGATTGCACCGTAGCATTGACCCTTCCGATGGCAATATCTATTTGTATAGCCAGTTCGAGGTGCCAGATGCCAGACGTGTCTATGCAGTATTCGATCAACCAGATTTGAAGGCGACTTTCAACTTCACTGTCGAAGCTCCACAATCTTGGGAAGTCATCTCGAATATGCCAGTCGCATCGGTCAACAATATCGACCGTCTAACGCAAGATGGCACGCTTGGTGAAGGCCGTCAAGCAGAGGGTATACGTCGCTGGGTTTTTGAACCCACGGTAAAGATGAGTTCTTATTTGACTTCATTTGCTGTAGGACCATACGCTCAGTGGACTAGTGAATATGCCAATGAAGACGGGCGTACCGTGCCGATGGCACTTTACTGCCGACAGGCTCTCAAGGATGCGATGGAGAAGGATGCGGAGTACCTCTTCGACATCACCAAAAAGGGTTTTGCCTTTTATGCCAACATATGGGGTGTGCCATATCCATACGCGAAATACGATCAGGTTTTCGTGCCAGAATACAATGCCGGTGCGATGGAGAATATCGGCATGGTCACTTTCCGCGATTCGTATATTTTCGAATCTAAGGTCACCGATGCAGTGTCGAATCGCCGTGTCGAAACGGTGCTGCACGAGCTGGCACATATGTGGTTCGGTGATTATGTGACCATGAAATGGTGGAATGACCTGTGGCTCAATGAGTCATTTGCGGAATTCATGTCCACATTGGCCACTGCTGAGGCGACAGAATGGACTGGCGATTGGGCCACCTTCTGCTCCGGTGAGAAAAGCTGGGCGCTCCGTGAAGATCAGCTCTCGACGACGCACCCAATCGTTGCTCCAATTAACGATTTGAACGACACTTACGTCAATTTTGATGGCATAACGTATGCCAAGGGTGCTTCTGTACTCAAGCAGCTAGTGGCTTATGTTGGCCGTGATGACTTCTTCAAGGGTATTCACAACTACTTGGAGAAGCACGCGTATTCCAACGCAACTTTGAACGATTTACTGACTGAACTCGCTGCAGCTTCAGGACGTGATCTCAACGCGTGGTCGAAGCTCTGGCTCGAGCAGTCAGGTATCAACACCATCAGCGCGGATGTGCAAACGGATAATGAGGGTGTTATTACTTCAATGACCCTGACTCAAAGCGCATCTAAGGAGTATCCGGTGCTGCGCCCGCATCGTCTGGCGGTGGGCTTCTATGATGTGAACGACAAGGGTTCTGTCGTTCGTAAGGAACGCTTTGAGCTTGATGTTGATGGTGAGAGCACTCAGGTGGATGCTGTTGTAGGTAAGAAGCGTCCAGCGTTCATCCTGATTAACGATGATGACCTTACGTATACCAAGATTCGTCTAGATGAGGACTCGCGTAAGTTCGCGGAGGAGAACCTCTACCGTTTCGATGATTCGCTCGCCCGCGCACTGGTCTGGTTAAGTTTCTGGGATATCACTCGCGATGGCGAATACTCAGCCGAACGTTTCATTGGGCTGTCTTTGAAAGCTCTATCCACTGAGAAGCATTCGACCACCTTCCGTTATGCCGTAGGGCAACTTTCAACCGCCGCGCATTCCTATGTAGCCGGACGTCGTCGTGAGCCGGTGCTGTCGCTGGTTGCACAGAATCTTTGGGATCTGGCAATGCATAGCAAGGCGGGCTCGGATGAGCAATTCCAGTTGGTGCGTTCGTATCTTGGTTATGGTGTAGATCCTGATTTCGAAGATCATGCGCGTGGCTTGCTCAATGGTGACCTGAAATTTGAAGGGCTAAGAGTGGATAACAACTTGCGTTGGGCGATTATTACAGCGCTTGCAGCCCAGGATTTGTTGGCGGATGGCGAGATTGATGCCGAGCTGGCAAAGAAGGACACCACCGAAAACAGAGAGTTTGCCATTGGTGCGAAGGCCTCCGTGCCTACGGACAGTGCTAAGGCTTGGGCTTGGGATGCTGCTCTGCATGACGATACCCTGACAAATTCGCAGATCGAGGAGGTAGCTGGCGGTTTCTCCGATAATGCCATTCCTGCCTTGTACAGCGATTATGTTGAGCGTTATTTCGATAGCGTCGATTGGATTTGGAAGAACAAGTCCTTCCACGTTGCTGAAAGTCTGATTGATCCGCTCTCGGGCCGTGGTCTTTATCCACGCTATGCTGATCCGGCTAAATTGGTCGATGCAGGGGAGCGTTGGCTTGAATCTCACCAGGATGCAGACCGTGCGCTCAGAGGCATGATTACCAAGAACACCGAGGAATCACGTCGCACGCTCAAGGTCCGCAGTTTTAATGAGCAGCTTAGTTAG
- a CDS encoding ribonuclease J: MAKEQETNTRSNNRQSSNKGRSKGAGRGRSRQGNSRNSRNKTEQQEVVLVPPPKYRKGSMRIVPLGGLGEIGRNMNVVEYNGHILLIDCGVLFPEEEQPGVDLILPDFSYIKDRLDEVDALVLTHGHEDHIGGVPYLLKLRPDIPLIGSKLTLAFVDAKCKEHRLDPTKVEVEGRDKLKVGPFTLEFITVTHSIPDALAVSVKTPAGHIIDTGDMKLDQLPLDHKITDLREFGRLGEQGVDLLMVDSTNAEVPGFVKPETTIGPALDRAFAEATRKIIVASFSSHVHRVQQVVDAAHKNGRKVVFVGRSMVRNMGIASDLGYLHLPENTVVDLKQAHDIQDDKIVYMCTGSQGEPMAALGRIADGTHRDITVNEFDTVVLASSLIPGNEHGVYKVINKLIRMGARVINKDNAAIHVSGHADEGELLYFYNIVQPKCAMPIHGENRHLVANGLIAVKTGVDPKNVVLAEDGDVVDLYHGQAAVVGSVPCGYVYVDGDSVGELTDDELEKRRILGSEGFVSAFAVVDTDSSDVVSGPKIFLNAVAEDESEFVKVREQITQQLQDAMMQGTRSTYQLQQIMRRTLGGWVSRKLHRRPMIVPVVADIAQDVQEQQH, from the coding sequence ATGGCAAAAGAACAAGAAACGAATACACGTAGCAACAACCGTCAGTCCTCGAATAAGGGGCGCTCAAAAGGAGCTGGCCGAGGTCGATCGCGCCAGGGAAACTCGCGCAATTCCAGGAATAAGACTGAGCAGCAAGAAGTGGTGTTGGTACCACCGCCAAAGTATCGCAAGGGTTCGATGCGCATCGTCCCCCTGGGTGGACTCGGCGAAATAGGCCGCAATATGAATGTGGTCGAGTACAACGGACACATATTACTCATCGATTGTGGTGTGCTCTTCCCTGAAGAAGAGCAGCCTGGCGTCGACCTGATTCTGCCTGATTTCAGCTATATCAAAGACCGCCTTGACGAGGTTGATGCATTAGTGCTGACTCACGGACATGAAGATCACATTGGCGGCGTACCTTATCTGCTAAAACTTCGTCCAGATATTCCATTGATTGGTTCTAAGCTGACACTGGCATTTGTGGATGCGAAGTGCAAAGAGCACCGTCTGGATCCAACTAAGGTTGAAGTTGAGGGACGGGATAAGCTCAAAGTTGGTCCCTTTACCCTCGAATTCATTACCGTAACTCATTCAATTCCTGACGCTCTTGCGGTATCGGTCAAGACTCCTGCAGGTCATATCATCGACACTGGTGATATGAAGCTGGATCAGCTGCCTTTAGATCACAAAATTACAGATTTGCGTGAGTTCGGTCGCCTTGGTGAGCAAGGTGTGGATCTGCTGATGGTCGATTCCACGAACGCTGAGGTACCAGGTTTTGTGAAGCCTGAAACTACTATTGGTCCGGCTTTGGATCGCGCTTTCGCAGAAGCGACGCGCAAGATAATCGTTGCAAGCTTCTCTAGCCACGTTCATCGTGTGCAACAAGTTGTGGATGCTGCTCATAAGAATGGACGCAAAGTAGTTTTTGTCGGTCGTTCTATGGTGCGCAATATGGGTATAGCCTCAGATTTGGGCTACCTGCACCTTCCTGAAAATACCGTTGTGGATCTCAAGCAAGCTCATGATATTCAGGATGACAAGATTGTCTATATGTGCACCGGTTCTCAGGGCGAGCCCATGGCAGCTCTTGGTCGCATTGCGGATGGAACGCATCGGGACATCACTGTCAATGAGTTTGATACTGTGGTGCTCGCCAGCTCGCTCATTCCTGGTAATGAGCATGGAGTGTATAAGGTCATCAACAAACTCATTCGTATGGGTGCTCGCGTTATCAATAAAGACAACGCCGCAATTCACGTTTCCGGACATGCCGATGAGGGAGAGCTACTCTACTTCTACAACATTGTGCAACCAAAGTGTGCGATGCCTATCCACGGCGAGAATCGTCATTTGGTGGCTAATGGTCTAATCGCAGTCAAGACTGGTGTTGATCCTAAGAATGTAGTGCTTGCTGAGGATGGTGATGTGGTTGATCTCTATCATGGTCAGGCAGCAGTTGTTGGATCAGTCCCGTGTGGTTATGTGTATGTCGATGGTGATTCTGTCGGTGAGTTGACCGATGACGAACTAGAGAAACGTCGCATCCTAGGTTCTGAAGGTTTCGTTTCGGCATTTGCTGTAGTAGATACTGATAGTTCTGATGTGGTTTCGGGACCAAAGATCTTCTTGAATGCTGTAGCTGAGGATGAAAGCGAATTCGTTAAAGTACGTGAGCAAATCACTCAGCAATTGCAAGATGCAATGATGCAAGGGACACGTAGCACCTATCAGCTTCAGCAGATCATGCGTCGCACCTTAGGTGGATGGGTATCGCGAAAGCTGCATCGTCGTCCTATGATCGTGCCGGTTGTAGCCGATATAGCACAGGATGTGCAAGAGCAACAGCACTAA
- the dapB gene encoding 4-hydroxy-tetrahydrodipicolinate reductase, with translation MIRVSVVGAHGRMGGNVVKTVQNTDGMEFAKGVDAGDDLAAITPENTDVAVDFTVPSVTLDNVLTLIAQGVNTVVGTTGWTDDKLDKVRKALDEHPEVSVFIAPNFAISAVLADHFAGIAAKYFESAEVIELHHPDKVDAPSGTALHTAKAIASARRLAGLGDVPDNTTSDGGSRGQIVDGVHVHAVRLRGLNAHEEVLFGNAGEQLVIRADSFDRSSFMPGVVLAVQQVATGQYPGLTIGLDSFLDL, from the coding sequence ATGATTCGTGTCTCAGTGGTGGGTGCGCATGGGCGTATGGGCGGAAATGTAGTGAAGACGGTGCAGAACACCGATGGCATGGAATTTGCGAAAGGTGTGGATGCAGGTGATGATCTGGCGGCTATTACGCCGGAGAACACCGATGTTGCAGTCGATTTCACTGTTCCTTCGGTGACATTGGATAATGTACTGACGTTGATAGCTCAGGGAGTTAATACCGTGGTCGGGACCACCGGTTGGACGGACGACAAACTCGACAAAGTGCGGAAAGCACTCGATGAACACCCTGAGGTCAGCGTATTCATTGCACCGAATTTCGCCATATCAGCGGTGCTTGCCGATCATTTCGCCGGTATCGCCGCAAAATATTTTGAATCCGCCGAAGTTATAGAACTGCATCATCCGGATAAGGTTGATGCTCCTTCAGGCACTGCTCTTCACACTGCTAAAGCCATTGCATCTGCTCGCCGTCTTGCAGGGCTAGGCGATGTGCCCGACAACACCACGAGTGATGGCGGTTCACGCGGCCAGATCGTTGACGGGGTTCATGTACATGCTGTGCGTTTGCGTGGCCTTAATGCCCACGAGGAAGTGCTATTCGGTAATGCTGGTGAGCAACTGGTTATTCGCGCCGATAGCTTTGACCGATCATCCTTTATGCCGGGTGTGGTGTTGGCCGTGCAACAAGTGGCAACTGGCCAGTATCCAGGGTTAACGATAGGGCTGGATTCCTTCCTCGATCTGTGA